A DNA window from Anaerocolumna sp. AGMB13020 contains the following coding sequences:
- a CDS encoding ABC transporter substrate-binding protein, with protein sequence MQKRVLALLLTVVMVFTLAGCKGKNDTGISTEPTATPTESTEEPAATEAPATPTEPTGQLIIGSTTDLSGEFIPFFQNGAADNDIYQMTNGYSTVAVTSAGEFIVDTTVVKDKKVTDNEDGSKTYTWTINSGLVWNDGTPITAKDYVANLLLWSSKLVSDMGANNTIVGMYFKGFADYSTGKTKEFSGVNLISDDTFAVTIDAANLPYYYELGLVSVQPTKLSFYTDDQVTITDDGKGAYLSDNFTLENYEAKINAARTTIPAITCGPYNAVSFNESSKEAVIEVNPSYAGDEEGLKPLIKTIIYKKVTTETALDELKTGSVDLLNGMASGDEINAGLDLVDKGGFAYTAYDRNGYGKLQFVCDFGPTQFVEVRQAVAQLLDRNDFAKAFTGGFGSVVNGPYGPAMWMYQDTKDVIDEKLNAYAYSLDNAVKVLEEGGWVYDKDGKDYTSGVRYKKLDDGTYMPLILEWASSEQNAVSDLLVVKLQNNPDVAAAGIQINQTVMTFTELLSYLYRDGSTDKKYSVPTYNMFNLGTGFTPIYDMAATYTSDPERIKAGDNTNFITDEELSKLAKDMVLVDPSDKTTFESKFVSFIERWNYLLPDLPLYSNTYHDFYNAKLKNYNPNGIWDMSYALMKAYVEE encoded by the coding sequence ATGCAAAAAAGAGTGTTAGCATTATTGCTGACCGTTGTCATGGTATTTACGCTTGCAGGATGCAAGGGCAAAAATGACACCGGAATCTCAACAGAGCCTACAGCAACCCCTACTGAATCCACAGAAGAGCCAGCAGCAACAGAGGCTCCTGCAACCCCCACAGAACCTACAGGACAGCTTATCATCGGTAGTACAACTGACTTAAGCGGTGAATTCATTCCTTTCTTCCAGAATGGTGCAGCTGATAATGATATTTATCAGATGACAAATGGATATTCAACTGTTGCAGTAACAAGCGCAGGTGAGTTCATTGTTGATACGACTGTTGTAAAAGACAAAAAAGTTACTGATAATGAAGATGGTTCCAAGACATATACATGGACAATTAACAGCGGACTTGTTTGGAACGATGGAACTCCTATTACAGCAAAAGACTATGTAGCTAACCTGCTTTTATGGTCTTCCAAATTAGTTTCTGATATGGGAGCAAACAATACTATCGTTGGTATGTACTTTAAAGGTTTTGCTGATTATTCAACCGGTAAGACAAAAGAATTTTCCGGTGTTAATTTAATAAGTGATGATACATTTGCTGTAACCATTGATGCAGCTAACCTTCCTTACTACTATGAGTTGGGTCTGGTATCTGTTCAGCCTACAAAGCTTTCTTTCTATACAGATGATCAGGTTACAATCACTGATGACGGAAAAGGTGCATATCTTTCCGATAACTTTACATTAGAAAACTATGAAGCAAAAATCAACGCAGCAAGAACTACAATACCTGCAATTACATGTGGACCTTACAATGCAGTTAGCTTTAATGAGTCTTCTAAAGAAGCTGTTATTGAAGTTAACCCTAGCTATGCAGGTGATGAAGAAGGTTTAAAACCTCTTATCAAAACAATCATCTACAAAAAAGTTACAACTGAAACAGCTCTTGATGAGTTAAAGACTGGTTCTGTTGACCTGTTAAACGGTATGGCAAGTGGTGATGAAATCAATGCTGGTCTTGACTTAGTTGACAAGGGCGGATTTGCTTATACAGCTTATGACCGTAACGGATATGGTAAATTACAGTTTGTTTGTGATTTCGGACCTACACAGTTCGTAGAAGTTCGTCAGGCTGTTGCTCAGCTGTTAGATCGTAATGATTTCGCAAAAGCTTTCACTGGCGGTTTCGGTTCTGTTGTAAACGGACCTTACGGACCTGCTATGTGGATGTACCAGGATACAAAGGATGTAATTGATGAGAAGTTAAATGCTTATGCATACAGTCTTGATAATGCCGTTAAGGTATTAGAAGAAGGCGGCTGGGTATATGACAAAGACGGTAAAGATTATACTTCAGGTGTTCGTTACAAGAAACTTGATGACGGAACCTATATGCCTCTTATCCTTGAGTGGGCTTCTTCCGAGCAGAATGCAGTTTCTGACCTTTTAGTAGTAAAATTACAGAACAACCCTGATGTAGCGGCTGCTGGTATCCAGATTAATCAGACAGTAATGACCTTTACTGAGTTATTAAGCTACTTATACAGAGATGGTTCAACTGATAAGAAATACTCCGTTCCTACTTACAACATGTTCAACTTAGGAACAGGATTTACACCTATCTATGATATGGCAGCAACTTATACAAGTGATCCTGAGCGTATCAAAGCTGGTGATAACACCAACTTCATAACGGATGAAGAATTATCCAAGCTTGCTAAAGATATGGTATTAGTTGATCCTTCTGACAAAACAACTTTCGAAAGCAAATTTGTTTCCTTCATCGAAAGATGGAACTATTTATTACCTGATCTTCCTCTGTATTCCAATACTTACCATGATTTCTATAACGCTAAGTTAAAGAACTATAATCCTAATGGTATCTGGGATATGTCATATGCTCTTATGAAAGCTTATGTTGAAGAATAA